The Alphaproteobacteria bacterium genome has a segment encoding these proteins:
- the nusB gene encoding transcription antitermination factor NusB codes for MTVQTPATNPAAPGGKAGGQSAARRSARIVAAQTLYRLELGPEKIDDALKTVLTRTDVAVDPVEPPEGELVKPDNVLVADIVRGAAAEREKIDALIAGALDAGWPLQRLEAILRAILRAGVFELLNNPKTAPGLIITDYVDVTHAFCEGKEPGMVNAVLDKVARALK; via the coding sequence ATGACCGTGCAAACGCCAGCAACCAACCCTGCCGCACCGGGCGGCAAGGCAGGCGGACAAAGCGCAGCACGGCGTAGCGCCCGCATTGTGGCCGCGCAAACGCTTTACCGGCTCGAACTGGGTCCGGAAAAGATCGATGACGCGCTCAAGACCGTTCTGACCCGTACCGATGTGGCGGTTGATCCTGTCGAACCGCCGGAAGGTGAATTGGTGAAACCCGATAATGTGCTTGTCGCGGATATCGTGCGCGGCGCGGCGGCGGAGCGGGAAAAAATCGACGCGCTGATCGCGGGCGCGCTCGATGCCGGCTGGCCGTTGCAGCGGCTTGAAGCGATTTTGCGTGCCATTCTGCGCGCCGGGGTGTTCGAACTGCTGAACAACCCCAAAACCGCCCCCGGGTTGATCATCACCGATTATGTCGATGTCACCCACGCTTTTTGCGAAGGCAAGGAGCCGGGCATGGTGAATGCCGTGCTGGACAAGGTTGCCAGGGCGCTGAAATAG
- the ribH gene encoding 6,7-dimethyl-8-ribityllumazine synthase — protein sequence MLTEKKPPRSFNFEQKPHVLIVEARFYDDIANMLLQGVTTVLETNGATYEKITVPGSLEIPAAIVYALKSLDFDAMRRRFDGYVALGCVLKGGTMHDQIVGTESARGLQELAMRYALAIGNGILTCNTREQAVERADPAGMNRGAEAAEACLAMIELKGHFRLTNAKRRWVPGRA from the coding sequence ATGCTGACCGAAAAGAAACCGCCGCGCAGTTTCAATTTTGAACAAAAACCCCATGTGCTGATTGTCGAGGCGCGTTTCTACGACGATATCGCCAACATGTTGCTGCAGGGCGTGACAACCGTGCTGGAAACCAACGGTGCAACGTATGAAAAGATCACCGTGCCCGGCTCGCTCGAAATTCCGGCGGCTATCGTCTATGCGCTCAAGTCGCTTGATTTCGACGCCATGCGCCGCCGCTTCGATGGCTATGTTGCGCTCGGCTGCGTTCTGAAGGGCGGCACCATGCATGACCAGATTGTCGGCACCGAAAGCGCGCGTGGCCTTCAGGAGCTGGCGATGCGCTATGCGCTTGCCATCGGCAACGGCATTCTAACCTGCAACACGCGCGAACAGGCCGTTGAGCGCGCGGACCCCGCGGGCATGAATCGCGGCGCCGAGGCGGCCGAAGCCTGCCTTGCGATGATCGAGCTGAAGGGGCATTTCCGCCTGACCAACGCGAAGCGGCGCTGGGTGCCGGGCCGCGCATGA